The sequence below is a genomic window from Methanosarcinales archaeon Met12.
TTTGTACGTTTTTAGTTCTTTTAGGTTACTACTTCCTTCTCCGGCGTTCAGATTTGATAGGTCGGTCTTGAACAACCAAGTCGCATCGATGCATTTTTCCTTCATATCATTTACCTCCTTGTGTTTTTCTGTTTTTATAGTTCTCCGAAAGTGTATAGACACTCATGAATGACACAAAATAGTTTTTAATGTCATCAAATTTTGCTCTTTCCAGAGATCCCAAAAATATCTCCATGCTCTCTTTATCCAACCAATAGTTTTTATCTTTATTTAATGCACTTATTTTGGCAAGTCTAAATGACGCATCTGCCATAGCACTTCTAAAATCTTCTGGACTTGAAGCATATGCAAACTTTGTCATCATGCCAACATCTTCGCTAAAACCTTTTCCTATGGTTTCCGCCACTTCTTTACATGCTTTTCTTACATTTTCCTCCAACATTGTCGATACCTCCATTATTTTATCTAAAAACACTTCCCTAAATAGATAGAGTGGTGGACTTCCCTGCGCCCTAGACCCCATCCGAATTCTGTCTGATTTAGAAATACTTTCCTTTGCCATCTTGAATAAACCGTTTGAAATTTTTTTGGCATCGAATTTTAAAATTCCATTATATAATCTTTCCATCTCATTTTCATCAAATATGTCAAACGAAAAGTTACAAAGGACATCTGGAACTAAATAAACATCATCATTGTTTGTGGGGTCTTTATGGGGTTTTAATATTTCGTAAACTTTTTCATTTGCTCGTCTATGGAAAATTGAATGTGAATTTTTTGAAATGAATAGCCATTCGACCATGTCTACAAATTTCTCTTTTGTAACCTCTATAAAAGGGGAAATAGTTAACTCCTCTGGATCTTTCTCGGAATATCTATTTTTTATGTTATGTAACAAAGTAAGCATGGATGCAGATTTGGATTTATGTGGTAAAAATCTGATATTGGTGGAATAGGAAGTGCATCGGGAACCAGAAAAATCGACATATTGCCCTTTTAAAGAAAGGTTATTGTTTATTATTCGCAGCGTTTCTATATTTACTGTATTTGGAATTGCCAAATAAGTCTCTTTCCCGGGGATATAGAAAAAAGGAATGTAGTAGTCGAATAGAGAGAAATAAGACAAAATAATGCACTTTGGGCATGATTTTACCTTCTTTCTAATATCGGTGCTGAAACCTTCAACAATATTGTTGTGGTGTTCACTTGATAATGGATTAAAAAATTGTTTCATTTCGATGAGGGTACTTGTGGCCATTCCACATACTGGGCAGATTTCATTTCCGTCCTTAAGTTCTCTTAACTTCTTAAAATCTCCATGGTTTTTAAGATTCAGTCCTATTCCCAGATAGTTGTCTTCGCTTCCTAAATAATTCATTCGCATCTTCCAAATTTGTTGTCTCTTTCCGTCAGAGTGATTTTTATCTTTCAGTATTTTTCTTTCAGAATCCAAAATTCCCATTGTATTTTTTACCTCGCCTTTAAGAGCAGGGTATTCTTTAGGGGGGGCATAACTCGCATTTGACTCTTTGTTTATAATTTTAAATGCCGTAGAGAAGTTGTATGTACCTTTTGCTGCGATGTTGTGAAGCGCTTGAGAGATGCACCCGTATAAACTCTCACTGTCCTCTGAAGATATTAGAATATGCCCCTCATTAAGTTCTATATTTGTCTCATCCTCAGAGAGTTCATTTATCTTACGTACTTCCTGAACAAGGGCAATTAAACCGTTATTTACCCATGAGTTGTTGGTGGAATTTAAGATTAGTGTTTTATTCTGATTTCCAATATTTATTTCTAAGCTTATGTCGTCCCTCATTCACAACCTCCACACATCCAAAGCCCATCGCATTCTTCATATCTCTATTCCTTCTTTTCAATTTTCTCCAATTGAATGTTCATCTCTCTCGCTTCTTTTTGAGCTCAATTAGCCAAACTCCCAAATCATTTGCACCAAACTTCAAGATAGCTTTATCCGTCTCCAGCGTAAAAATCTGATCCACGCTTTCTTCTATGGTGAACTTCACGATCTTTTGCCCCACTATTTCATCGAAATACGATTATATATTCTTATCGCCTTCCATCATCTACATCCTCTCATCCCACTAATTACAGCATCGGCCAGTTTCAATGCCCTCTCTGCGTCGATGATTTGCATACTGACATGCATATCATAATCCGATGAATTTCTGAGCCTCCTCAATGAATGCAGCTTATTCGCAATTAAGGGATTGGCACCATACAAACTCTCAATTAATTTACGGTGAACATCCGGGGCTCTCAACCTCAATCCAAGTTTATCCCTTGTGATGAGGAAAGACGCATAGTATGCCCTGCCTATAGAGGTCCTTATGCTCGCCTCATCCTCATTTATAAGCTCCTTAGCCAGATGAAAGAAATCAATGGGATCAAACATGCTCAAACTCCAGTAGCACTTTTACAGCATCCTTCGAATCTACCTTTGAATATACATCCATGATAAGCAGATCACAAACCTCGCTGAAGAGCTCTTTTCTAACATCTAACTTTATTTTAACCACAACGTACTTCCACGACTCGATCTCCGGGTCCTGTTCGATTTTTAGATCGACAAACTTAAACGGTATGGAGAGTTCTGTAAGCTTTTCAAGTAAACGCGAGATAATCTTTTTTGCTATCTCTTCGAAACCGTTTGCTCTGCTTACAAGATCGGCCAGCGTGGTCTTATAGAAGGGATAACTGATTACCAATTCTCTATTTGGAATGAAGATGCTCGGCTCCTTAGACACGACGATCGACAATCAAATCTCCTCGATTTTCTTTTTCAATGTGACCTTAATTTCCCCATTCTTATTGCAAACCCCTATCAACAAGCCCCTCTTCTCATCATAGATAAGACCGCATTCGTCTGGTTTTAGTGTTTTGATTTTTTCACTTTTCAAAAACTCCTCTAGTTCTTTGTCCACATTCTCACCTCTACACACAACTTTCGGCTCATTCGTTATTATCGTTTCTCCCGCCTCTATTTCCTACAACCCCCACATATCCAAAACCCATCGCATTCTTCATATCTCTATTCCTTCTTTCACCGCCTCTCTCACGATCGTAATCTCTTTCTTCTTTTTCTCGAATTCTTCTGGAGTGTAGCAAAGGAAGTCCACAGGATAGCCGAGATCCCATTCAAGATAAAACGGCACAGGTCTTTTGAGAGCACTCTTTCCTTCAAACTCCTCGCTGACCAGAATCACATCTAAGTCGCTGAACTCCCTTGACTCGCCTCTTGCAACAGAGCCAAAAAGTATCGCTTTTTTCACTCCATGTTTTTTTATGAAATCTTTGAGCCTGCTCAGAATCTCAGCTTTTTCTTTGTCCATTTCAGCACCTCCTTAGCCGAGTGGATGATTTCTTCTACTTCGCCTTTATCAAAATCTGAAGCTACATCAGGATAGCGCGTGGCCGTGTAGGCAGGATTTATTTTGGCGCAGAGTTCTATTATTTTTGAAGGTGCATTAACTCTCCTAGACAGCTCTACAACGTCATGGATTCTGGGGAAGCTACCAATTTGCTGAATCATAAGTGCTTTCAATGCCTTTTCTACAGCCTGTTGGGAAAGAAATGCAGAGACATAATACTCACCGAGTTCCATAATCTTCTCAGCACTTTCCATATCCTTTACTGCCTGCTTCCACCAATTCTCGGTTTCTTTTCTCATTGCATATCCTCATTAATTCTTCCTCAAGCCCACTACCCATCCAGATTGAAATTTCAATTTTCATCTTCTGCGCTTCTTCCATCTACCACCCCCTTATCCAAACCCAATCTTCATATCTCTATTCCCTCTTCCACCGCCTCTCTCACAATCGTGATCTGTTTCTTCTTTTTCTCAAACTCCTCTGGCGTGTAGCACAAGAAATCAACTGGATAATCTAAATCCCAGGAATCGTAAAGCAACAGAGGTCTTTTCCTAAACTTCAGCCCTTTGAACTTAGGTGATACGATGATCAGATCAATGTCGCTGTGTTTTTCATATTCTCCCTTGGCCCTAGAGCCGAAGAATATCATCCTTTCTATCGATGTGTGTTTAGAGGATTTCTTTCTAAAATCTCTCAAATCCTTGATCACGTCTTTTTTTCTATCCATGTCAGCACCTTCTCGGCATCCTTTAAGTCGTTAGTCGCATCATCTTTGGAATATTCATACGCGGGCAACTTTCCACTGGCGTCTGGATATCTAGTTTCCGCGTAAACTGGATTTAATCTTTTGCATGCAGCGATCAGATCATCTGGAAGACCAACTTTTTTTGCAAAGAAAACGATGTCGTGAATCCTCAACAGTTCATCGTATTTCTCGATGTATAAGGCCTTTAAAGCCTTCTCGACTGCCTGCTGAGAGAGAAAAGAGGACACGTAGTAGTCTTTATATCTCAGTGCGTTTTTGGCACTCTCTAAGTCTCTTAATGCCTGCTTCCACCAGTTCGATACTTCCTCTCTCATCCTACAACCTCCTCCCATCCAAACCCCATCGCATTTGCATTTACTTTGACCTGATGTATTCAACCATGAACTTCGCAAACGTGTCAAAATCATCCAACTTGTTGTGCAGGAAGTCGTGGAGAATGCCCATATCAACCTCTTCATACATGTGAACCAAGACATTTCTAAAGCCAGCCGCTAATGCGAATTCTTCGGCGAAATCCTCTGGCAAAATATCGTGCTTTCCGAGAATCAATATCACGCTCTTGTAATCCTCGGGCTTTTCAAACCCCTCAACAGAGATGATGATCTCGCCTATATCAAGCGTTGATTCTATCGCCAACTGGAAGTTCCTTTCGATAGCACTTCTTAACTCATAATTTCCTTCCAGTTCTTCCATTAACACGTTTCTTTTTGACGATAAAAAATTCACATACTTTTTCATCGATCGTAACTTGAGGGATATTTTTTCCTTTTCATCCATAAGCTCACCTAATAAGTGATACCTTCCTCCATCACCTTTCTCAGGAATATGTCAGAGGCCATCTTTTCATGATATCTTCTGTCTAGATATCTAGATAAAATCCTTTGCTCGACGTCAACCCTTTTTCCTTCGTCTCTCATGAAGATTGGGGCGTTGCATTTTATTATCTCGTAATTAAGGGAAATGGGTACATCATTCATTACCACCATGTCTACTTTATCCGTTTTTAATAGCGAGATGATCTCGCTGATTATACTCAGCATCTCTTTCCCCCTCTCCTCTTTGGTCAAAGCATCATTGAGATATATTCCTACGTCTACATCGCTCAACTTTCCTCTTTTCTCATTAGCCATAGAGCCAAATAGATACGCAAGTTCAACGCATGAGTGAGCGTTAAAGAGCCCTTTAATTTTCTCTAATATGGCTCCCTTAGATACGACGATCGACAATCAAATCTCCTCGATTTTCTTTTTCAATGTGACCTTAATTTCCCCATTCTTATTGCAGACCCCTATCAACAAGCCCCTCTTCTCATCATAGATGAGACCGCATTCGTCTGGTTTTAGTGTTTTGATTTTTTCACTTTTCAAAAACTCCTCTATCGTTTCTCCCGTTCATTCTCTTATAACCTCCACACATCCAAAGCCCATCGCATTCTTTTCCCCTATGCCAGCATCGTAAGCAAAGTCCAATAGCTCAGGGCTTGCTTCTAGGTCAAAAGTCATCAGACTGCATCTTCTGGGCGTGGCTTTTTCGCCGCTGCCTATTAGAATGCGCTTTCCCTTAAAATCCCTTACGCTAGTAATGTGAAAGTGATCTTTTTTTGGCGGCGTGCCATGGTATTCCGTATAACGCTCAACAAGGTTTTTATGAACATTTTCATGAAATTTTCCATCAGTTGGATATAACTCCCATTCCTTGAGCTCACCACTCCCCTCTCGCAGTGTTTTCACGAATATTGGGCTTATCGTCCTAAACGTAGACTGATTTGTGAGCTTCTTCTGCTCTAAGATTTCGATCTTGGTCACGACGAATCTCTGATTATAAAGATTAAAATCTGGCGTCTGTAAAAGACCTTCAGCAAAACTCCTCACAAACTCGACGTCAGGCGAAGTCAGGATGAAATGGGCGTCCTCGAATGCCAATCCTTTGCGTGAAGGGCGACGATCTGGAATTATCAGATTTGAAAAATTGTAGAACTTGAAGCCCTGATGAGAATGAGATTCGTTTGCAAGCCTAATGTTTCCGAGCGCGAGCTTCCCATATAACATCGAAGCTAAGGCATACTGGTAATCGAATGGAAGCAGTCCTTTCGAGATTTTTCTTACAAATATTTTGGCACGCATATAATTGGGATGGTATCATTCTATTACGAGTATCCTCGGTTTGATATACATTTTTATATCGATGCACCATACCTATAATCTTTATGCCAAAACCCCAAATTTATTTTTCGACCATCATCATATTTAAACATATCAAGACGATATAATAAAAAATAGTTTAACCTGCCTAAGGAATAGTATGAAAAAAGTAGTATTATCATATTCAGGGGGCCTGGATACCTCGGTCTGCATTCCCTTACTGAAAGAACACTATGGCTATGATGAAGTTATCACGGTCACCGTGGATGTGGGACAGCCAGACATAGAAAGAGCGGAGAAAAATGCAGCAAAGTTGAGCGACAGACATTACACGATAGATGCGAGGGAAGAGTTTGTGCATGATTACATTTTTCCACTGATCAAGGCGAACGGCAATTATGAAGGTTATGTACTTGGAACAGCTATAGCCCGCCCACTCATCGCCAAAAAAACGGTGGAGATTGCACACAAGGAAAAAGCGCATGCACTATCACATGGTTGCACTGGAAGGGGAAACGACCAGTTCCGCTTTGAGGCGGTATTCAGGACGACCGACCTCGATATAGTTGCGCCGATGCGAGATATGAATCTAACGCGAGACTGGGAGATAGAATATGCGAGGACGCATGGCATACCAGTTCCTGTCACAAAAGAGGAGCCGTGGAGCATCGACGAGAATCTGTGGAGTAGGAGTATCGAAGGGGGAAAACTCGAAGACCCGGCTTATGTTCCACCAGAGAAAATATTTGAATGGACCGCCTCGCTCGAAAAAGCCCTGGATAAACCAGAAATAATCGAGATAGGATTTGACGAGGGCGTCCCCACATCCTTGAATGGTGAAAAAATGAAAGGAGTGGAGTTGATACAGAAGCTCAATGATACTGGAGGCAGACATGGAATAGGCCGCACCGACCTAATCGAAGACAGAATTTTGGGTCTAAAGGCAAGGGAAAATTACGAACACCCTGCTGCTACCATATTGCTCACGGCTCACAGGGATTTGGAGCAACTGGTCCTGACGCGAAACGAGTTGAGGTTCAAGGCGCTGGTGGATGATGCATGGGCTGAGCTGGTATATCACGGGCTGGTGGATGACCCATTGTTCGCTGATTTGAATGCGTTCATCGACGAGACGCAAAAAAGGGTGAGCGGCTCTGTTACGATGCGATTGTTCAAGGGCGATGCGAAGGTAATTGCACGTGAATCCCCGAACACGTTATATTCAAAAGAGCTTGCGTCCTTCGACGACAAGTCGCTTGACCAAAAGTATGCAGAAGGATATGCGAAGTTTCATGGACTTCAGGCGAGGCTGTTCAAGAAGCTTGAGAGATGATTTCGAGCAGAGGCGGACACGGGGACATATGATTAGTCCACATCTTCCTTATAACCGTCACCGCCGACCATTGTGGCGCTTATCGAATCCAGTCCATCGACCCACTCGGCAACGCATCCTGGTGGCAATTCCCTGTTAAACTTGAATGATTGGCCTGCGAGTATCTTCGCTCCTGCCTGGCTGACCAGTTCCAACGCCGCCTCCGGGTCCCCTCCTTTCTCGGCTTCTATCGCCTGCACAATCACCTCATCGATTGAACCCGACCCATACCTATCCCCGATATAACACTGACATGAGCCGAACACACCGACCAGCGATGACTGAATCGATTGAATCATCATGTCTATGTCATCGTTGATGGGCTCAACCTTTGCGAGGGTTATCCTTTCGATATTCTTGATGTCCTCCCGGGCTTTGCTATTGGATATCTTCTTTTTACGAAACCTGTTTATGACTTTCAGGCAGGCTAATACCACGTCATCTTCCATGTTGACGAAGATGGTAGTATCTGGCGCATTATCGGGGTCAGAGAGACTGAATCCACTCTCCTTCGCCCTGGCGATCCAGTTCTTCCAGCGCCCCTCGGTATAATTTTCAGGATGTTGTTCGACCATAATTGCCCCCATACTTCAAATTTGTCATCACTATGTTAAAACGTTTATGGTATGGATGGGATAAAAGGGTGCAATTGTAAGGTATATATCCCAAAAACTCCTATGATTTGGATGATGAATTTCCCGATGAAAAATTGGTGATTTTATGAATGCTTATGACGCAATCATTATCGGAGCAGGTCCTGCTGGTTTGACGGCGGGGATATATGCCGTGCGAAGCGGTCTAAAGACGCTGATACTGGAAAAGGGTATGCCGGGCGGGAAGGCGAACGACGCGCCCCTTGTGGAGAACTACCCCTGCTTCGAGAGCATAAGCGGCAGGGAGCTCATGAATAAGATGGAGGCGCATGCATCCCGATATGCCGATATCAAGTTAGAAAATGTTTTGAGCATGGAGTTGAAAGAAAAAGTGGTAGTTGCCGCCAAAGAAGAATATGTGGCTGATGCGGTGATACTGGCCACCGGTGCGTTCCATAAAAAACTTGGCGTGCCTGGCGAAGAGGAATTCGCAGGTAGGGGGGTGTCTCAGTGCGTCATATGCGATGGTTTTTTCTTTAAGAAAAAGCACGTTCTCGTGGTTGGCGGTGGCAATACAGCGGTATTGAACGCGATTTATCTCAAAAACATTGGCTGTGACGTCACACTAATACATCGGCGGAATCGGCTCAGAGCAGACAGCCATTTGCAAAGTGAGCTGTTTAAACTGGGAATTAGGGTGCTTTGGAATTCCGTAGTGAAGGAAATAAGAGGGGGCGATTTCGTCAAAAGCGTAGCAGTTCACAACATAAAAGATGATGCCCTCGATGAGCTAAACGTAGAGGGTGTGTTCGTATCCGTTGGCGAGTCGCCTAACAATGAACTTGCCAAATCAATTGGGGTAAAATTGGACGGACGAGGATACATCATCACCGACAAAAACCAGCGAACGAACGTTCCAAGGGTTTATGCCGCTGGCGATGTGACGGGTGGCGCAAAACAAATCGTGATGGCGTGTGCCGAAGGTGCAACCGCTGCGCTGTCCGCATATATGGATTTAAAGAGTCCGTATTGGGCGGATTAGTGAGATGTGCGAATCGACATTTATATCATAAAGTTATGCTTTACATATTAGAACAAAAGGTTTAATTCGATTCAGTGGTAATCTATATAGACCTAAATTATGATGAACATAGACACGATCTTCTTCGACGCATACGGAACCCTTATAGATGTAAGGGATTATTTCCATGGCCTCCCGGTGCAGGTGTTAAAAGACATCGAATGCGACCTGGACCCGCACCAGTTCATGGAAGTATGGAATGAGGAATTCACAAATACGATGTTCGATGTAATTGAGGAAAAACGCCCGTTTCTGAACATCCGAGCGATATACGGAATAAGCTTGAAAGACGCTCTTCTAAAACATTCAATCCCGGTAAGCGATGTTCGATTGGACGGGCTCAATATGCTCTGCAAACAGCTTTTAGATGAGAAATGCGTCATATCGCCCTCGGCCAGGAATGTGATAAAAACGTTGAAAGACGATGGCATGAAGATGGGCATAATATCCAACGGGGACTGTGGAGAGCTTTTGCAACATCTGGGAGATGTGGCCAAACTATTCGATGACATAATCATCTCGGAAAATCTCGGGGTATACAAGCCAGACCATCGAATATTCAAATTCGCGCTGGAGAGATTGAAAACAAGACCAGAAAACGCCTTATTCGTAGGCGATAACATTAAAATCGATATAGCTGGGGCAAACAACGCTGGCATCTATTCAATATGGTACAACAAAAACGGAGAACAACCAGAGGATGGAATTAAACCCCATTTTACGATAACCGGCATAAACGAGGTGTTGGATATCATGAAGTTGATGTCCCCAGTGCCTCGATGATGGCCTCTTTTTGAATCTCCGCCGCCTTATGGATATTTTCATTTCTGCACGGATAGTATTGAATCAAGAGGCTTGCCCTTATCGGTGCCTCACTGCTCGATGTGCCGACCAAATTTTCTGCCACAAACCAGCTGCCGCCACAGGGCGTTCCTGTGATCACGTCTACCTTTGTGATGATGCCATTGGATGTGGTGACCTTGTATTTTGGGCGCCCGAGCTTAGACGTGAATTCGTTGATGATGTCGTTCTCACACGTTTCTAGCGTGCAGCAAATCTCATCGACTAAAATATGAATTTTATATCTTTGGGACAACTCGTCCAATCGCTTTTTTGTGCCGGCCCTGGCATATCCCCCTGGAACGATAACGGCGCGGGTGCCATATTTTCCAGCCAGTTTTATGACCTCTGGCGTCAGGTCCGGATGAAGCGAATAGGTGATCAGCATATCTACATTGAACACCGCCTCATCGATGCCCTTCAAAAAATGGGTGGCATCTTCTATAAACTCTGGCATATCTGATGGCAGGGTTGTCGATATCACAGACATATCGGTCTTGGACTCGATCGTCTCGACCATGTCCAATCCATGTTCTCCACGAGTGATGACTCCTATGAGCATCGTCGCATCATCCTTAGCCTTAACCATGTCAGGCAAAAAATGATAGCAATAGAGATAATACCACCGTTATACATATGGCCCTGAAACTGCCTACCCCGCCAAGATTGATGAAGGCACTGCCCTCCTCTATCGGATGGAGCCGCGTCATTAGCCCTATTAAAATACCGAGGACTCCACCGATGAGTACTACCGATGCGATGCTCTCTGGCGCCAATATGAACGCAAATGGAATCGATGCCAACCCAATATAATTCGGCACTATTATGCCGATGCCTGCTTCCATTTTAGAGAGAAAATGCGTAGATACTGCTAAAATCATGGTGACCAGTACGGTTTCAAGGAAGGGGACGTTATATCTGGTGCCCAGTATAAGAAGCAATGGAATGATAAAACCACCCACATTGAGAGTTATCGTCGTATGGTAGACGCGTGGGGCTCCTGTGCTAAGTTCGTCTTCTACCGGCACGGAATACAGCCTGCCGAGTAGGCTGGCTTCGCCCCCCGTGTAACTGGGTTTCCTGGTCCTCATGCGATGTATAGGGATTTCAAAAACGCTGAAAAGCAACATTGCAGCAACTGTTGCTAATATGAGATAAGAATCAAGACCGAGCACGGGTCCCAGTTTTCCCGTGTAGCGCAGATAGACCAGTGGCAATAATATGAAACCAAATAATGCAACCGCCTTACAATCAGGTGTGTTTATGAGTCCTCTCACATGATCACCAAATAGAATGATTGTCCGCCTAGTTAATAACTGTTATGTATGGAGTGGCTAAAATCCCGCACAGATACTCTACTCGCGCCTCTGCTTCTCCAGATACGAATATACCGCACCGTGTGGTGCGCCATCAATCAACATCCCGATCGCTCTTCGCGCAATCTCCACCCGCTCTATCGCTCCGATGATTCCTATGGTTTTTCCATACACAGAAATTTTCACATCACTTAAGTTCTCTATTACCTCCCGAGCCCTTCCATCTTTCCCGATTATTCGTCCCTTGATGCGCATGATATCCTTCTGCGTCGTGAATATCTTGGATAGGTCGATGATATCAGATACAAGCGTTTCATCATCGAGCAATCGAAATGCATTTTCTTCGCTGAACCCACGACCAATTGCTTTAATTACCTCTCCGGCGTTCATCTCGCCAATAGGGTCCAATGACTCTATTTCGATGCTGCCGCTTTCGCTGTCGATGCGAATGGTCGTACCGGAGCGCTCTTCAATCGTCTTCTTTGTGACTCCTTTGTTCCCGATGATCACGCCAACCCGCTCAGCCGGCACTTTGATGTGGATCATCTTTCCCTCCCCTCTTAATCTCTGCGATTAGCCCCTCTTCGGAACACTCTACGCCCAATTTTCTGAAAAATCTGACGATGTTCCCTACATCGCGGACGAAAAACTCTTCGGCGTGGGGGTGGCTCAGAAGCACTGATTGTCCCATATCGATGAATATCGGTTCGCCGTAGTACATGATGTTGTACTCACTCAAGTCTGCGTGGACCAGTCCTGCCTTATGATACAGTAGCCTCATATATTCTGTTATTTTCTCATAAGTCCCAACTGGATCCTCGATCTCCGATGCAACTTCCTTCAGCAAGGGTGCATGGATGCCATCTTTCCCGATAAATTCCATCACCAGAACGTTACGCTCAGATATTATCGGCATGGGAACTCGAACGCCAGCATCGTGTGCCCTCATCAGATTTCGCAGTTCTTTTTTAGTCCATGCTATCACGATGTCCTTTTTGTCGTGCTTTATGCTCTTAAATCTGGGATCGCCAGTTATATATTCCTGCATTGCCCTGAAGTCACTGGTTGTAATACGGTATATCTTCACGGCTATCTCACCTTTTTCATCGAGAGCATGAAACACGTTCGCCTCCTTCCCGGTGCTCATAACTCCTCCCAAAGAACGGATGAATTTCTTATTTGAAAGCCGATACAGGGCTTTCAGTGTCGGAACGTCAAATACTCCTTCCTCGACCTTTAGGTCATCTGAGTCCTTTATCCTGATTC
It includes:
- a CDS encoding DUF1614 domain-containing protein, with translation MRGLINTPDCKAVALFGFILLPLVYLRYTGKLGPVLGLDSYLILATVAAMLLFSVFEIPIHRMRTRKPSYTGGEASLLGRLYSVPVEDELSTGAPRVYHTTITLNVGGFIIPLLLILGTRYNVPFLETVLVTMILAVSTHFLSKMEAGIGIIVPNYIGLASIPFAFILAPESIASVVLIGGVLGILIGLMTRLHPIEEGSAFINLGGVGSFRAICITVVLSLLLSFFA
- a CDS encoding KH domain-containing protein; translation: MIHIKVPAERVGVIIGNKGVTKKTIEERSGTTIRIDSESGSIEIESLDPIGEMNAGEVIKAIGRGFSEENAFRLLDDETLVSDIIDLSKIFTTQKDIMRIKGRIIGKDGRAREVIENLSDVKISVYGKTIGIIGAIERVEIARRAIGMLIDGAPHGAVYSYLEKQRRE
- a CDS encoding serine protein kinase RIO; this translates as MCRNRRGCQIRRAERLRIRIKDSDDLKVEEGVFDVPTLKALYRLSNKKFIRSLGGVMSTGKEANVFHALDEKGEIAVKIYRITTSDFRAMQEYITGDPRFKSIKHDKKDIVIAWTKKELRNLMRAHDAGVRVPMPIISERNVLVMEFIGKDGIHAPLLKEVASEIEDPVGTYEKITEYMRLLYHKAGLVHADLSEYNIMYYGEPIFIDMGQSVLLSHPHAEEFFVRDVGNIVRFFRKLGVECSEEGLIAEIKRGGKDDPHQSAG